The genomic window ATTCATAATTCTTATCACCGACTTTTGCCTGTGAAGCCGTAAATTTCTTGCCCATTCTTTTACTCCCTTTTAATCATCTCATTTATAGGCTTCTCAAAAAACACCTTATACAAGGCCGCAGCTTCGCGGCGACGGAGGCGTACGTGGCTGGTACGTTGAGGAAGCCGAGAAGCGAGAACGAAGTAGAAGTGCTTTTTCAGAAGCCTTAGTTAATCGATAACTTGGATACCCATACTGCGCGCCGTCCCCCTGATAATCTGAACTGCACCGGGAAGATCCACCGCATTGAGATCCGGCAGCTTTGTTTTCGCGATCTCTTCAACTTGAGCGGCCGTCACTTTCCCCACCTTGTCTTTATTAGGAACCGCAGCTCCCTTTATGACTCCCGCGGCCTTCTTTAATAAATCCGAAGCCGGAGGTGTCTTCATGATAAAGGTAAAAGTGCGGTCTGAAAACACCGTGATGACCACCGGAATAATCGTATCGCCCTGAGCCTGAGTCTTGGCATTAAAACTCTTGCAGAATTCCATGATATTTACGCCATGCTGACCCAACGCCGGGCCGACCGGGGGAGCCGGGTTGGCTTTCCCGGCGGGAATCTGTAATTTAACAAATGCAATCGCTTCTTTTGCCATTTTTAACTAGCTCCTTAATGATTTAAATTTTTTCAACTTGCAGGAATCCCAATTCGACAGGTGTGGGACGACCAAAAATGGAAACAAAGACTTTTAATTTACTCTGCTCCAGATGAACTTCTTCTACCGAACCATTAAACCCAAGGAATGGCCCATCGACAATACGGACATTTTCACCTTTTTGAAACTGGACCTTGCTTCTGGGTTGCGCAGTCCCGGTATCGATCTGGATTTGCAAAGTTTGGACCTCTTCTGGGGACAGGGGAACCGGTTTATCACTTCCCCCAATAAATCCAGTGACCTTCGGGACGCTTTTGACCAGTTGCCACGTTTCATCTTCCATTTCCATTTCAATCAGGACATATCCCGGGAAAAACTTTTTATTTGAGACTTTCTTTTTTCCTTCCTTAATCTCCACGACTTCTTCCGTCGGAATCATGATTTTTCCGAACTTGTCTGCCATTCCGGAGGTCTGTATCTTCTCTTCGATGTTTCCCTTAACTTTCCCTTCAAATCCTGAATAAGTATGGATGACATACCAATTTTTACCCATTCAATTTTCCTATATGAAATAAGATTACGCACTGGCCTGGCCAAATGCTTCGGTTACTTAAAATAATATTTTTAACATCCATCTAATGAATGACCAATCGAACAACTTTCATCAATAGCGAGTCTACCGAGGCAAGAAAAAAACCTAAAATCAGGACAAAAATGATGACCACGGTGGTGGAGCCGATGGTTTCATTTTTTGTCGGATAAGAAATTTTTTTTAGCTCCCCCTGCACCTCTTTAAAAAATTCCGAAATTTTCTGAAAAAATTTCTTCATGATCCGGTCCTATGCTCCTTTATCCCTCGGCTAACCTGATACGATTGAAATTTTAATTACAGGCCAGGAGGGAATCGAACCCCCAACCTCCGGTTTTGGAGACCGATGCTCTGCCAATTGAGCTACTGGCCTATTAGAGGGGCTCACGTCGCCCCCTCCACCGGCAGAGCCGGTTGGAGCCTCCCCCTCTCGCTCACTTTGTTCGCTGAACTATAACACCTGCAGAACCAGCGGCTCTGCTTATTTGACCTCTTTATGTCCTTGCTGTTTACGGCAAAACTTGCAGAATTTTTTTAACTCAAGACGATCAGGAGTATTTCTTTTATTTTTCTTCGTCGTGTAATTCTTTTGCTTGCATTCCAAACAGGCTAAGGTAATAATTTCTCTCATTTCACTTTTTTCCTTATTACGCGGTGATTTCGCTTATGACGCCGGCACCTACGGTTCGTCCACCTTCCCGAATCGCAAACTTCAATCCCTTCTCCATCGCAATCGGCATAATTAATTCCACCGCAATGCTCACATTGTCTCCA from Nitrospirota bacterium includes these protein-coding regions:
- the tuf gene encoding elongation factor Tu (EF-Tu; promotes GTP-dependent binding of aminoacyl-tRNA to the A-site of ribosomes during protein biosynthesis; when the tRNA anticodon matches the mRNA codon, GTP hydrolysis results; the inactive EF-Tu-GDP leaves the ribosome and release of GDP is promoted by elongation factor Ts; many prokaryotes have two copies of the gene encoding EF-Tu), translating into GDNVSIAVELIMPIAMEKGLKFAIREGGRTVGAGVISEITA
- the rplK gene encoding 50S ribosomal protein L11, encoding MAKEAIAFVKLQIPAGKANPAPPVGPALGQHGVNIMEFCKSFNAKTQAQGDTIIPVVITVFSDRTFTFIMKTPPASDLLKKAAGVIKGAAVPNKDKVGKVTAAQVEEIAKTKLPDLNAVDLPGAVQIIRGTARSMGIQVID
- the rpmG gene encoding 50S ribosomal protein L33, encoding MREIITLACLECKQKNYTTKKNKRNTPDRLELKKFCKFCRKQQGHKEVK
- the nusG gene encoding transcription termination/antitermination protein NusG, producing the protein MGKNWYVIHTYSGFEGKVKGNIEEKIQTSGMADKFGKIMIPTEEVVEIKEGKKKVSNKKFFPGYVLIEMEMEDETWQLVKSVPKVTGFIGGSDKPVPLSPEEVQTLQIQIDTGTAQPRSKVQFQKGENVRIVDGPFLGFNGSVEEVHLEQSKLKVFVSIFGRPTPVELGFLQVEKI
- the secE gene encoding preprotein translocase subunit SecE, with the translated sequence MKKFFQKISEFFKEVQGELKKISYPTKNETIGSTTVVIIFVLILGFFLASVDSLLMKVVRLVIH